The nucleotide sequence TGCATCGTGCCTCCTAAATATTCAGAAGGCCATAAAGGAGATGAAGAGCGAAACTTTATATGCCTGTTGGAAAAATTTGTGGCCAGAAGTGGTCTACAATTATAAGGGATCCTCTCCTGATGAAGTCCATCACTCTGCAGTAGATAAGGCTGTGAAGCCGGCAAAATTACTGGGAGGAAATGGCTTCAGTGATATGACTCCTGATGACGTTAATGACCTGATCAATGCGCACTCACAACCGCTGATGGACAAAGACCTGACTGAGATGACGAAGTCACCAAGTGAGGAAGAGGAACAAGAAGAACTAGGGACTGAAGAAAAGGAGGCTGGCCTAACCCTCGATCACCTCGCAACCATGGTCAGAATGGCCAAGGAACTTCAGCAAGTGGCTCAAGAATGGGATCCCCAGATGCTTCGTTCGTTGCAATTCTCAAATACAATCGAGAGTGGCATGTCAGTTTATAAAAACCTTCTCATCCAGAAGAAAAAGCAATGCCAGCAACTCCCCATAACTATGTTTCTCACTCGGAAAAATACACCAGTTACGCTGACACCTTTAGCGACAACAGAAGTAATGGATGAGTATGAAGATACTGCAACATCTGATGAAGAGACTGAGCTGTAATGCTCTTCTTGACTGTGCAGTACATTCATCTCATCATCATTAGTACTGCACAGctaattcatcatcatcttcatcattcaCAGTAAGTACCCATATAGACTTTTATATGATGTCAAAATTATGTAAGTTTTAGAGTGTATAAAGTGTTTAAGAACATAGGAAGTGTTTATAAGAGTGTGGGAAAGATTAATAACAGTGTGGGAAAGGTATATAAGAGTGTGGAGAGGGTTTATAAGGCCTTaagtctgaatatatataatgttcagactttcattccatatattcaggctttaattccatatattcagactttcattccatatattcaaactttctttatatttattcagactttcattccatatattcagattttcattccatatattcagactttcattccatataatcagactttcattccatatattcagactttcattctatatattcagacttttttttcctatgGAGCCCCGGAAAGGACACGGCGAAAAAAACCAGAAAGAGGGAGTTTCCGGGTCGCATCGAAATGTCCACATAACTTTAGTGCTCTCCAACGGTGTAGCTAaagacacccccccccccccccccaatcaAGATAGGGACATGGGGAGGTAAAGGACGGAAAAAGACAACGGACACAAAGTTAAACGAAGTGGAAATATCGTAACACAGGAGTCACTCCCCTGAACACGAGGATATGGAGGAAGACGAAACAGGAGAAGCTAGCTTGGCCGCATACTCAAAGAACTGAAAGATTTTACACCAGATAGCATGAAACAGCTCTCGGACATCCAACAAAAGCTGCACTTAACAAATAACCGGCTGGAGGAAGCAGAATGCCGTATTGACGATGCGGAAACTGCAATGCAGGCGACATCGACTTTACTGAGGCGACTGGTACAAAGACAGGATGAGATGCAGGCTAAACTAACAGACCAAGAAGCCCGCGCACGCAGAGACAACATCAGAATCTATTCCATTCCCGAACAAGCAGAGGGCAACaacatcatttcatttttggagGATTTGCTATGAGTTTCTTTGGACTTTCCACGTGACGCTGAAATGAAGATTGAAAGAGCCCACAGAGCACTCGGGCCCAGACCAGCGGACCCATCAAAGCCTCGCTTCATCATTGCCAAGTTTTCTAGCTTCAGAGTTAAAGAGGAGGTTGTTAGAAGAGCCTGGTGAAAGCAGCAAGTTTTCCACAACAACAAACGATTCTAGCGAAAATGCGAGTGTTTTATGAAGAAGGGGTCCGCCTGTATCAAAATGCAGCAGAGGTGACAGCAGATATGTCATCGTGCGGACTCCCAGTCACCATCATCTCGCCCACCATTGACCCTTATCAGCGCGAGCTACAGTGGCTTTCATCACGACGGAGCACCGAGGACCAGAGCGCAGCAACGCAGAGGAGCACACTTTCTCAATCAAGTAAAGAAAATCGGCAGCGTATTCTGGAAAAGCTCCAAGAATTCAGGCAAACGACTTCTACAGATGAGTAAAAACACATCTAATTCAACTGCTCCATAGCTAAAGATAAAAGACTACTCTAAAAGTTGACATTCTATACATGTTCTTGTTTTGCACctcatttatattattatatacgTTGGACATGGACACTATTTATTTATGGTTATTGACGCAGTACAGCCATTTCATGGCCATGGGGCCCTGCTAGTAGTGAGCAGGTTTTCCCCTGACAGGAGCTCTAACATCACAAGCCCAACAAAGGTTCAGTTATTCAGAACATCTGCTCTGGAAGCGCACCCTCATTGTGGTTTTATGTTTGTTCAACTACTTGCATTGAAGACaataagtttttgttttgttcgtGTTTTTCTGTTCATAGTTAAATGGATGCAACATGTTAATGGACATTGTACATTGTACTTTACCGTTTAAAACGCCATGACGATAAAGTTTTGTTCACATAATGTAAATGGGGTTCTTAACCCATCAAAACGCAGTAAGATTCTATCCAAATTGAAAAAGGATAAGGTTGAAGTTGCAATGCTTTGAGAAACCCACCTCAGTCCTACAGAACATGAGAAATTGAGAAGAATAGGTTTCTCCAAAATATACTACTCATCTTACAAAAATGGTCATAGAAGGGAGGTCAAAACTTTAATCACAAAGTTCCATTTGAACTAATTTCTGAAAGTAAGGACAAGGAAGGGAGATACTCACTGATATCAGGAAAAATAGATGGTGTTATTACATTGCTAAACGTATATGCCCCTCCTGGCAGCGACCTTGTATTCTATAGAAAACATTTTGAGCTTATGGCACAAGCGACTGGTATTATTATCTGTAGGGGAGACTGGAACATTGGACTTAATCCCAAGTTTGACTCTTCAAAATGCTTCACTCAAAATTCtttgcaaaagaaaattaaaatactaATGTCAGACCTGGGTATTATAGATATTTGGAGGAACCTCTACCCAACAAGCCGAGATTATACTCATTATTCACATTTGCATACAGCATATTCCAGGAttgattatttctatttttaaaagagaTCGCCACTGAGTACAAAATGCTGATATAGGAAATATTGATTTGTCAGACCACGCTCCCATCTTTTTAACATTAGAAATTAATAATGAACCTATGAATACTCTGTGGAAATTGAACACAAGTGTGTTAAATGACATGCAATTTaccaaattaattaaaaaagacattactaattttttgaaggaaaatttAAATGGAGAAGTGTTACGGTTTCAGTGggagctcaggcgcaggaaacaAGCAGACACGCTGAAGCGATTTAACAGAGTTTATTCACAAACAGATTTTACTACAAGCCAAAACAAGGATCGAAACTGGTCTACACTATACTTGAGATGAGCTCTCTAACACTACTAGTGGTGAGGCGGACCAACAACAACTTAAGACGCTAACTCACTGTGGGTAATACCCAGGCAAGGAAGGTTTCtataaaatttcaataaaactacaaagCTCTAAATCCTAACATGACAATGGGCTCGAATGCACTCGTCTAAAGACTCTAACTAAACAGTAACAAAAGGGCACAAAAATGCCACTCAGAATAAATTCGATAAACTATCACAGACTGAAACTTGGTAGATGCTCGGACCGGGTTCAAGCTGGAGGACCTCAGGTGAGCGGAAACCAGGGAGAACTTGAGACGGCAGGTAGGTATGAAGTGGACGCCAAGGAACGGCTGTGATGAATCAACCCCGAGTGAGGAAGACGGCGAAGAATCCAGGTGAGACCAGGCAGGAGCAGGTAGATCCAAAAAGGCTGTATCACAATCTGGCACTGAGAGGTGAGTAGCATCTGCTTAAATGCTGAGAGAGTGAGGTCTGATTGGCAGCGTTTCCACCTGCTCCTGAAGCGGCTGATGAGGGTGATGTGAGACACCTGGTGCAGCAATTACTCCCAGGAacacctaaaaaggaaaaagaggaggagagagagcacTATCCAGGTCTGGCAGCTGCCAGCCTGACAAGAAGTTAGTCCAGAAATTGTTTGGGATGCATTAAAAGCATGTATGAGAGGTAAAATTATATCCTTCTATTCACACAGAAAGAAGGAGAGGCAATCTGAATTGCAGGAACTAAATGAAGAATTAAAAGAGCTTGAGACAAAACATAAGAAAGATTTGAATTCAGAGCTTAAtatgaaattaaacttttgAGAAGTAGAATAAATGCAATGTATCAgctggaaataaaaaataagatgaTTTACACAAAAGTATTATGAATCAGGCCCCAAATTTGCTAAATTGCTTGCAtgtaaattacaaaaacaacaagcagataatactatatataaaataaaacatccgatttctaaaatgtgtgtgtataagcAGGATGAAATTCAACCAGTTTTTCAAAATTACTAATTAAATTACTAACAGTAACACAACCAAATTTACACAATGAACAACAGATGAAAATTTTTTTGAAACCTCTTAATTTACCTTCTGCGTctgaaaatcaaaataaaacccttatggctgaaataaatgaaagagaaTTGTTATGGGCAATATCAGAACTAAAGGCAAACAAATCACCTGGCCCAGATGGCTTTCCCGACGAATGGtataaaaaattaagaaatgaGTTATCACCATTCTTATTAAAAATCCTAAATATGGCATTAAAAAATGGGAAAGTAATACCATCATGGAAACAAGTCACAATTTCTGTAATTCCAAAAGGAGGAAAGGATCCACTTAATTGTGGCTCCTTTAGACCCGTCTCTGTTCTCAACATTGATTATAAAATATGTACATCAATCCTTGCTAAGAGACTAAAAGATATTTTACCCACACTTATTAACACTGATCAAACGGGCTTCATCTCGCAGAGACAAATGCATGATAATATAAGACGCACTCTTCACAtaatgaaccacattaaaaaacattagaTCGAGGCAGCTTTGGTCAGTCTTGATGCCGAGAAGGCCTTTGACTCTGTGAGCTGGAGCTTTTTATATAAGGTCTTAGAGAAATATGGTTTTCATGATAATTTTATTGAAACTATTGCAATGTTATACACAAAACCAACTGCTCGAATAAAAATAAACGGTAACTTATCAAACATGATTGAATAGGAACATAGAACTAGACAAGGTTGCGGGCTCTCGCCTTTTTTGTTCTCTCTTTACATAGAGCCTCTAGTGCAGATGATAAGACAAACAGATGAGGTACAGTGCACCGCTTTTTCTGGAGACACTCATAAGGTGGCATTATATGCAGGTGATGtcttaatatatttaaatgaacaaactgaatcacTGCCAAGATCGTTTAAATGCCTAAACACCTTTGGCAGTTATTCAGGATATAAATTGAATGTGAGTAAAACTCAAATAATTACCTTAAATTATGATCCACcaacaaatttacaaaaataattgaATCTAAAATGGGACCTGACCTCTTTGAAATATTTGATAGTTGCTATCTCAACTGACACTTCAGTTATAGCCAAACATAATTACGATGATCTTctcataaaaatcaaacaagatATTCAGAGGTGGAAAGCCATTCTCCTTTTGAGCCTGACTCAAAGAATCGAATCAATGAAAATGAACATACTACCgagatttctttatttgtttcaaGCTCTCCCTGTTGAGATTACAAAAAACAGTTCTCATTCCTTGCATTCGTTTTGATGTCTCACTATGGGATATGCCCCTTGCGTATGCCTCAGAAGCACTTATCTCATTACGCTAATTCTGATTGGCTGGTGATCGCAACGCCTGCGTCAGGTGGAGCCACCTACCCTTAAGTAACCTGCGCTACCACGCAGTGTCACTCAAACACCTCTTCTCGCTTCATATAGCATATCTCAACTTTTTAAGTGCTAGCTAGCTTAACTGTTCATAGATTGGAGCTAACTCGTCTATTACTCCATCGTTGAACGTGAGCTGCCAAATTTGCAAACTTCCAGCCTTCACCATAGCCTGGAAATTTGACCGCCCGACCACACCATGGTAAGGCGTTTTTACATGGGTTAGCAAACCAGCTTATACTGTTTCGGTTAATTAGCAGACCAGCTGACACCATTTTGGTTAATTAGCACACCAGCTAATTTACGGCGTCTCTTGTTTGGCAATCCAGCTAATCAGGATGGACGCCCATGTTCCTCACACCAGAGGAAATGGAGACTCCGGGGCTCGGCTCTGTGCCTGTGGCAATAAAGTATCGAGCCATGACTCAGACCAGGTCTGCTCATTTTGCCTCAGGCTGCAACACACCCGACAGGCTATCGAAGCCCCCGGTTCATGCGGGCACTGCTCCCGCTTCACCATGAAGAGTCTCCGACAATGCTTAGCATGCCAAGCTAGCTTGTCTGGCCAGGACTCCTACTTGTCCACAGGTGACACACCAGTCACCAGCGAGGCCAAGGACGGGACTGCCATGGACACCGGACcgcgtgctagcgttagctggGGCTCCCAGCTAGACCTAGCTGTTCTGACTCCACTTATGGAAGATGTACTGGAGTTGGATTATGAGGGTGACGACGAGGATACCTCGGAGCTCCTCATATCCGAGGAGGATGAGAGTGAGGATGACGTCCTCATCCCCTTCGCTCAGTTTGCCATGTCAGGTGCTGTAGCTGCCCTCAGGGACGAGGAGGGAGAAGCGGCTGCTTCCCCCTCCACCAGGATGGATATGCAGTCCGTGTGCAAACATGCTGCATCCCAGCTGAACGTCCCTTGGCCTGCAGTAATAACAGAGACCATCAGATCCCTTTGTGAAGGAAAGAAATTGCCCCAGGCTACAAGGACAGCAACACAGCAACTTCCTGTCTTCCCTGAGCTGCTTGACAAGGTGTCCTCCTCATGGAAGGAACACCCGTTCAGCAGCAAAAGCCCGATACACGGAGCTTCCTCCCTGGATTGTGAGGGCATGGAGAAGCTTGGCATTCTCTGCATGCCCCCTATGGAGCCGTTAGTCGCCGCGTACCTTCGCCCACGGCTGACTACCTCCTCCAGGAACCCCACACTGTGATCCAAAGCAGACCGCTTCCAGTCCGCCATGACGGAGCGAGCTTACAGGGCAGCAGCGCTGACTGTCAGGGCACTGAATGTCTCCTCCATGCTCACAGCACGCCAAGCGGAGCTATGCGAGGATCTGACGACCAAGCTTGATCCAGCAGTGTGGGACGAGATTACCATGATAACGGATATCTGCCTCCGCGTACAGCGCTGTGCGGTCCAAGCCACGGGAAAATCTCTGGGAATGATGGTGTTGCAGGAAAGAGCCAGATGGCTCAACCTGACCAACCTATTggacagagagaaggaggacaTTTTGGACATGCCAGTCATTCCAGACGGCATCTTTGGCTCTGCTCTCGCCTCAATGCAGCAACGCTGTGAGGTGATGAAGAAGGAGGACGAAGCTCTCCAGCTCTGCCTCCCTCACAAAGCCAAGCCCACACCGGCTCCAGCCACACGACAGAGCTTCGCACTGGCTACGGTGCGGCCTCCAGTCTCTCAGTTTGAAATCCCGACACGGCCTAAAGCCCATCCTGCCCCTAGTGCTGCACCCAGCCAGGAGGCAAGGACCAGCTGGCCCAGAAAGGCCCCCGCAAAGACAGTAGCTCTGCCAGTTCAGACCACGCAGACTGCCAGTCAGCAGgccaggaagaagaagagggcaGCCTGATGGCCTCCCCTCTTCCCGCTGGTGCCCGTGCTGGCTGTTCCCATTCACCAGCCCCACTGGTTCTCTTCCACAGTGTGCTACTCCGGGTTTCCCAAGCCCACGAGTCCCCGCCTCTGCGTGCACTCCCGGTGCGGCAACAACACATCCCAGCGGAGGGGGAAAGACACTTCATTGTGAGGACAGCAGGTTCTGTCCCTCATCTAagtcacacaagcacacaccaTTGTTCTTGTTTAATAAAAAGGTGTTCACTGCCGCATCCAGACTTTCGGTCAAGGGCACAGTTACAGTTAACAAACGAGAACACAATAAGCAGTTCGGTGCCGGTTCCAGGTTTGGAGCGGAGGTGTACAAAATCTGTCAATGCACTAACACCCAGCGTATGCGCAGTAACGCCCAAGGGTCACGACCATATCCTGCCACTAGAGGGCCCCATAGCACCGTTATTGGAGGCCCCGGTGACAAGCAGTGTGTCAGACACTGTCACATCTCTTTCTATGATGAGAGAGAGGTGGGAAGCGATCACAAGCCCAGCCTGGGTTCTGAGAATGATTTCACGGGGTTACAGGCTTCAGTTTGCCGCTGTTCCCCCCCGCTTCTCTGGTACAGTGCATTCTCAGGTGCGCAGAGAGTCAGCTCgtgttcttcaggaggaaattcACTCGCTGTTGTCAACGAGAGCAATATGCATAGTGCCTCCCGAACAATGTCAGAGCGGCTTCTACTCCGGGTATTTTCTGGTCCCCAAACGAGGAGGGACCGGGATTCGCCCAATCCTGGATCTCCGGATCCTGAACAAATACCTCAGAACATACAAGTTCAGGATGCTCACACACGCATCCCTGCTGCGTATGTTGCATCAGAATGACTGGTTCACATCAGTCGATCTGAAGGACGCATATTTCCATGTCCTGATTTATCCTCCGCACAGGAAATATCTGAGGTTCGCTTTTCTGGGTGTCTGTTATGAGTACAGAATGCTCCCTTTTGGCCTATCACTGAGCCCGAGAGTGTTTGTACGCTGTACTGAGGCAGCCATTGCCCCGCTACGACAGCAGAACATCATGGTGGCCATGTATTGGAACGATTGGCTCCTCCTGGCACGGTCCAGGGAGGAAGCCATggtgcaaacacacaccctcATAAAACACCCGGTCAACTTGGGTTTCATGATAAACCCAAAAAAGAGTGTTATCTCCAGTGCAGAAAATAATCTTTCTGGGATTATCACTATACTCGGTGTCCTTCACAGCTCGTTTGTCAGCCGCAAGGGTGATGGTTTCAGAGCCTGCCTCTCACGCTTCACCCTGCACAGTCTGATCCCTTTCAGATTATGCCTCCGACTACTGGGGCAGATGGCCTCAGCCATCCTGGTAGTCCAGCTCGGTTGCCTGTACATGAGGGATTTCCAACGATGGGTGTCCTCCCTCAGGCTGGACCCTGTGCGTCATGGCGCATGGAGGGTGACGGTCAGCGCGCCATGTGTAATGGCGCTGTGCCGCTGGCACCACCCGACTTTCCTGGTGAAAGGGGTGCCCATGGGCCCCATTCTGTCCCAGAAAGTGGTCACTACAGACGCAAGCATGTCCGGCTGGGGCAGTATATGCGAGGGTCGATGTGTGAGGGGCATCTGGAGCAAAGATCTCCAGCGCTTTCACATAAACTATTTGGAGCTCTTAGTGGTGTTTCTCACACTAAGAACGGACAATACAACAACGGTGGCATATATCAACCGTCAAAGGGAGTATGTGCTCACGGCAATTACACACGCTGGCAAGCAGACTGATTCTGTGGAGCAGCAAGCGTCTCCTGTCTCTGAGAGCCACCCACGTCCTGGGGGCTCTGAACAAGGGGGCAGACCTGCTGTCCAGGTGTGCGCCGCTCTATGGGGAATGGACACTACATCCAGCCATCGCAGAGCAGGTGTGGGCCCGCTTCAGCAGAGCCGCGGTGGATCTGTTTGCATCGAGAACGCACAGTGTCCGCTGTTTTTCTCAATACGCGATCCAGGTGCGCCGCTCGGCATGGACACACTCGCGCACATCTGGCCGCTGGTCCTCCTGTACGCTTTTCCCCCGTTGGCTCTGATACCTCCGACTCTGGACAGAGTCAGAGAGCATCGCCACACACTAATTCTGATCGCTCTGCATTGGCCGGCCATGCACTGGCTGGCGGAGCTATATCAGCTCCTGTCGGGACAGCCATGGCAGATTCCCCTGAGCAGGGATATGCTGTCCCAGGCAGGGGGAGTAGTATTTCACCCACACCCGGAGCGCTTGGCCCTATGGGCCTGGCTCGTGAGTGGTTTAATTTAAATACTACAG is from Amphiprion ocellaris isolate individual 3 ecotype Okinawa chromosome 10, ASM2253959v1, whole genome shotgun sequence and encodes:
- the LOC111570364 gene encoding uncharacterized protein LOC111570364, which produces MASPLPAGARAGCSHSPAPLVLFHSVLLRVSQAHESPPLRALPVRQQHIPAEGERHFIVRTAGSVPHLSHTSTHHCSCLIKRCSLPHPDFRSRAQLQLTNENTISSSVPVPGLERRCTKSVNALTPSVCAVTPKGHDHILPLEGPIAPLLEAPVTSSVSDTVTSLSMMRERWEAITSPAWVLRMISRGYRLQFAAVPPRFSGTVHSQVRRESARVLQEEIHSLLSTRAICIVPPEQCQSGFYSGYFLVPKRGGTGIRPILDLRILNKYLRTYKFRMLTHASLLRMLHQNDWFTSVDLKDAYFHVLIYPPHRKYLRFAFLGVCYEYRMLPFGLSLSPRVFVRCTEAAIAPLRQQNIMVAMYWNDWLLLARSREEAMVQTHTLIKHPVNLGFMINPKKSVISSAENNLSGIITILGVLHSSFVSRKGDGFRACLSRFTLHSLIPFRLCLRLLGQMASAILVVQLGCLYMRDFQRWVSSLRLDPVRHGAWRVTVSAPCVMALCRWHHPTFLVKGVPMGPILSQKVVTTDASMSGWGSICEGRCVRGIWSKDLQRFHINYLELLVVFLTLRTDNTTTVAYINRQREYVLTAITHAGKQTDSVEQQASPVSESHPRPGGSEQGGRPAVQVCAALWGMDTTSSHRRAGVGPLQQSRGGSVCIENAQCPLFFSIRDPGAPLGMDTLAHIWPLVLLYAFPPLALIPPTLDRVREHRHTLILIALHWPAMHWLAELYQLLSGQPWQIPLSRDMLSQAGGVVFHPHPERLALWAWLVSGLI